The Henckelia pumila isolate YLH828 chromosome 2, ASM3356847v2, whole genome shotgun sequence genome includes a window with the following:
- the LOC140881132 gene encoding uncharacterized protein, whose translation MGRGKFKGKPTGRRQFSTPEQMMAGTSASRPRTFKQEVAEVEEDEKSDVESEEESEDEPEKQKGAEGVIQIENPNLVKTKNLKARDVDMEKTTELSRREREEIEKQKAHERYMKLQEQGKTEQARKDLDRLALIRQQRVEAAKKRDEEKAAKEQKKAEARK comes from the exons ATGGGAAGAGGGAAGTTCAAGGGCAAGCCCACTGGCCGCCGCCAGTTCTCCACGCCTGAACAGATGA TGGCTGGTACATCTGCATCCCGTCCTCGCACATTTAAACAG GAAGTGGCTGAAGTGGAAGAAGATGAGAAATCTGATGTAGAGTCCGAAGAGGAATCTGAGGATGAACCTGAA AAACAAAAAGGTGCAGAGGGTGTCATTCAGATTGAAAATCCAAATTTGGTGAAGACAAAGAACTTGAAAGCACGCGATGTTGAT ATGGAGAAAACAACTGAGCTTTCAAGGCGGGAAAG AGAGGAGATTGAAAAGCAGAAAGCTCATGAAAGGTACATGAAGCTGCAAGAACAAGGGAAGACTGAACAAGCAAGGAAAGACTTGG ATCGTCTGGCCCTTATACGGCAGCAAAGGGTTGAAGCTGCTAAAAAACGAGATGAGGAGAAAGCTG CAAAGGAACAGAAGAAGGCGGAAGCTCGCAAATAA
- the LOC140881131 gene encoding negative regulator of systemic acquired resistance SNI1 isoform X3 produces the protein MEMRRIAGEGAYGGMEENTMAILDNSGFKHSHHLKDDRLAFLEAVRAASLLSGNGSAPTRKIFEAVFHILKDVDSLDLIMESYQLLIELHMVHFPRVFLSKEQSESSSSSPSNNLFKFITVQEAWLPFNFGLDLSYNERTEANKPSRSSVDSLGFHSLIQEVAKADKERKSEVLELMFLKTMLLLQYLVIFLEGDFLPRNCAFIEELNWTFLRESLVNMLLGSRKILYKSLIKDCLSLMHVLSQEAMSFEDLSYHESSSIESSAEISTAVTLALPEVKKSTCAALKKFLLMVMELDSSRWSADMQGLTTRADGVRTPVVEIILDELIYDNDIRCSFLQVFDEPKWKLKIIIQYFQKYIPKSSVQTRSSYVPVSDETFDGILKYLANGNNTRSIIKKICTEVVQLLLAHAFQAYLVLHLQCASDGCDVSPEDIKSISPVEICNSIVSAFMCLKREDRSLELICIGKEVLFTAATILSTKSHGL, from the exons ATGGAGATGCGAAGGATTGCTGGCGAAGGGGCGTACGGAGGAATGGAAGAGAACACTATGGCCATACTCGACAACTCCGGCTTCAAACACTCTCATCATCTCAAGGATGACA GGCTTGCTTTTCTTGAAGCTGTTCGGGCTGCTTCTCTTCTCTCTGGTAATGGAAGCGCACCTACAAG GAAAATATTTGAGGCAGTGTTTCATATTCTGAAGGACGTGGATTCACTAGATTTAATAATGGAAAGTTATCAGCTTCTCATTGAATTGCATATggtg CATTTTCCTCGGGTTTTCTTGTCGAAAGAACAGTCAgaatcatcttcatcttcaccTTCAAACAATCTTTTTAAATTCATTACAGTTCAAGAG GCGTGGCTGCCATTTAATTTTGGGTTGGACCTCTCATACAATGAGAGGACTGAAGCCAACAAACCCTCAAGAAGTTCAGTGGACTCCTTG GGTTTTCATTCTCTAATACAAGAAGTTGCTAAAGCGGATAAAGAGAGAAAATCTGAAGTACTGGAACTTATG TTCCTGAAGACTATGCTACTGCTTCAGTATCTCGTCATATTCCTTGAAGGAGATTTTCTGCCTCGAAATTGTGCATTTATAG AAGAATTGAACTGGACCTTTTTGAGGGAGTCCCTTGTGAACATGCTTCTG GGGTCAAGGAAAATTCTGTACAAAAGTTTAATAAAGGACTGCTTGTCGCTCATGCATGTCTTGTCTCAAGAAGCCATGTCATTTGAAGATTTGAGCTACCACGAGAGCTCTTCAATCGAATCATCAGCAGAAATCAGTACAGCTGTGACATTAGCATTGCCTGAAGTAAAAAAGTCCACATGTGCTGCCCTGAAGAAGTTTCTCTTGATG GTCATGGAGTTGGATTCATCACGCTGGAGTGCTGATATGCAAGGGCTTACCACCAGGGCTGATGGCGTAAG GACTCCAGTCGTGGAGATAATTTTAGATGAGCTTATTTATGACAATGACATCCGATGCTCCTTTCTTCAG GTATTTGATGAACCGAAATGGAAGCTTAAAATTATCATACAATATTTCCAGAAGTATATTCCAAAG tcttctGTCCAAACTAGGAGCTCATATGTTCCCGTCAGTGATGAGACGTTTGATGGAATTCTGAAGTATCTGGCCAACGGTAATAACACAAGGagtatcataaaaaaaatttgcacaGAGGTTGTTCAGTTACTCTTGGCACATGCTTTTCAG GCATATTTAGTGCTACATCTTCAGTGTGCCTCTGATGGTTGTGATGTTTCCCCAGAAGATATCAAGAGTATCTCCCCAGTGGAAATCTGCAATAGCATAGTATCTGCTTTTATGTGTCTAAAAAGAGaagatcg GAGCTTGGAGTTAATATGTATCGGTAAAGAAGTGCTGTTTACGGCTGCTACCATCCTCTCCACAAAATCACATGGTCTCTAA
- the LOC140881131 gene encoding negative regulator of systemic acquired resistance SNI1 isoform X1 has product MEMRRIAGEGAYGGMEENTMAILDNSGFKHSHHLKDDRLAFLEAVRAASLLSGNGSAPTRKIFEAVFHILKDVDSLDLIMESYQLLIELHMVHFPRVFLSKEQSESSSSSPSNNLFKFITVQEAWLPFNFGLDLSYNERTEANKPSRSSVDSLGFHSLIQEVAKADKERKSEVLELMFLKTMLLLQYLVIFLEGDFLPRNCAFIAEELNWTFLRESLVNMLLGSRKILYKSLIKDCLSLMHVLSQEAMSFEDLSYHESSSIESSAEISTAVTLALPEVKKSTCAALKKFLLMVMELDSSRWSADMQGLTTRADGVRTPVVEIILDELIYDNDIRCSFLQVFDEPKWKLKIIIQYFQKYIPKSSVQTRSSYVPVSDETFDGILKYLANGNNTRSIIKKICTEVVQLLLAHAFQAYLVLHLQCASDGCDVSPEDIKSISPVEICNSIVSAFMCLKREDRSLELICIGKEVLFTAATILSTKSHGL; this is encoded by the exons ATGGAGATGCGAAGGATTGCTGGCGAAGGGGCGTACGGAGGAATGGAAGAGAACACTATGGCCATACTCGACAACTCCGGCTTCAAACACTCTCATCATCTCAAGGATGACA GGCTTGCTTTTCTTGAAGCTGTTCGGGCTGCTTCTCTTCTCTCTGGTAATGGAAGCGCACCTACAAG GAAAATATTTGAGGCAGTGTTTCATATTCTGAAGGACGTGGATTCACTAGATTTAATAATGGAAAGTTATCAGCTTCTCATTGAATTGCATATggtg CATTTTCCTCGGGTTTTCTTGTCGAAAGAACAGTCAgaatcatcttcatcttcaccTTCAAACAATCTTTTTAAATTCATTACAGTTCAAGAG GCGTGGCTGCCATTTAATTTTGGGTTGGACCTCTCATACAATGAGAGGACTGAAGCCAACAAACCCTCAAGAAGTTCAGTGGACTCCTTG GGTTTTCATTCTCTAATACAAGAAGTTGCTAAAGCGGATAAAGAGAGAAAATCTGAAGTACTGGAACTTATG TTCCTGAAGACTATGCTACTGCTTCAGTATCTCGTCATATTCCTTGAAGGAGATTTTCTGCCTCGAAATTGTGCATTTATAG CAGAAGAATTGAACTGGACCTTTTTGAGGGAGTCCCTTGTGAACATGCTTCTG GGGTCAAGGAAAATTCTGTACAAAAGTTTAATAAAGGACTGCTTGTCGCTCATGCATGTCTTGTCTCAAGAAGCCATGTCATTTGAAGATTTGAGCTACCACGAGAGCTCTTCAATCGAATCATCAGCAGAAATCAGTACAGCTGTGACATTAGCATTGCCTGAAGTAAAAAAGTCCACATGTGCTGCCCTGAAGAAGTTTCTCTTGATG GTCATGGAGTTGGATTCATCACGCTGGAGTGCTGATATGCAAGGGCTTACCACCAGGGCTGATGGCGTAAG GACTCCAGTCGTGGAGATAATTTTAGATGAGCTTATTTATGACAATGACATCCGATGCTCCTTTCTTCAG GTATTTGATGAACCGAAATGGAAGCTTAAAATTATCATACAATATTTCCAGAAGTATATTCCAAAG tcttctGTCCAAACTAGGAGCTCATATGTTCCCGTCAGTGATGAGACGTTTGATGGAATTCTGAAGTATCTGGCCAACGGTAATAACACAAGGagtatcataaaaaaaatttgcacaGAGGTTGTTCAGTTACTCTTGGCACATGCTTTTCAG GCATATTTAGTGCTACATCTTCAGTGTGCCTCTGATGGTTGTGATGTTTCCCCAGAAGATATCAAGAGTATCTCCCCAGTGGAAATCTGCAATAGCATAGTATCTGCTTTTATGTGTCTAAAAAGAGaagatcg GAGCTTGGAGTTAATATGTATCGGTAAAGAAGTGCTGTTTACGGCTGCTACCATCCTCTCCACAAAATCACATGGTCTCTAA
- the LOC140881131 gene encoding negative regulator of systemic acquired resistance SNI1 isoform X2, with product MEMRRIAGEGAYGGMEENTMAILDNSGFKHSHHLKDDRLAFLEAVRAASLLSGNGSAPTRKIFEAVFHILKDVDSLDLIMESYQLLIELHMHFPRVFLSKEQSESSSSSPSNNLFKFITVQEAWLPFNFGLDLSYNERTEANKPSRSSVDSLGFHSLIQEVAKADKERKSEVLELMFLKTMLLLQYLVIFLEGDFLPRNCAFIAEELNWTFLRESLVNMLLGSRKILYKSLIKDCLSLMHVLSQEAMSFEDLSYHESSSIESSAEISTAVTLALPEVKKSTCAALKKFLLMVMELDSSRWSADMQGLTTRADGVRTPVVEIILDELIYDNDIRCSFLQVFDEPKWKLKIIIQYFQKYIPKSSVQTRSSYVPVSDETFDGILKYLANGNNTRSIIKKICTEVVQLLLAHAFQAYLVLHLQCASDGCDVSPEDIKSISPVEICNSIVSAFMCLKREDRSLELICIGKEVLFTAATILSTKSHGL from the exons ATGGAGATGCGAAGGATTGCTGGCGAAGGGGCGTACGGAGGAATGGAAGAGAACACTATGGCCATACTCGACAACTCCGGCTTCAAACACTCTCATCATCTCAAGGATGACA GGCTTGCTTTTCTTGAAGCTGTTCGGGCTGCTTCTCTTCTCTCTGGTAATGGAAGCGCACCTACAAG GAAAATATTTGAGGCAGTGTTTCATATTCTGAAGGACGTGGATTCACTAGATTTAATAATGGAAAGTTATCAGCTTCTCATTGAATTGCATATg CATTTTCCTCGGGTTTTCTTGTCGAAAGAACAGTCAgaatcatcttcatcttcaccTTCAAACAATCTTTTTAAATTCATTACAGTTCAAGAG GCGTGGCTGCCATTTAATTTTGGGTTGGACCTCTCATACAATGAGAGGACTGAAGCCAACAAACCCTCAAGAAGTTCAGTGGACTCCTTG GGTTTTCATTCTCTAATACAAGAAGTTGCTAAAGCGGATAAAGAGAGAAAATCTGAAGTACTGGAACTTATG TTCCTGAAGACTATGCTACTGCTTCAGTATCTCGTCATATTCCTTGAAGGAGATTTTCTGCCTCGAAATTGTGCATTTATAG CAGAAGAATTGAACTGGACCTTTTTGAGGGAGTCCCTTGTGAACATGCTTCTG GGGTCAAGGAAAATTCTGTACAAAAGTTTAATAAAGGACTGCTTGTCGCTCATGCATGTCTTGTCTCAAGAAGCCATGTCATTTGAAGATTTGAGCTACCACGAGAGCTCTTCAATCGAATCATCAGCAGAAATCAGTACAGCTGTGACATTAGCATTGCCTGAAGTAAAAAAGTCCACATGTGCTGCCCTGAAGAAGTTTCTCTTGATG GTCATGGAGTTGGATTCATCACGCTGGAGTGCTGATATGCAAGGGCTTACCACCAGGGCTGATGGCGTAAG GACTCCAGTCGTGGAGATAATTTTAGATGAGCTTATTTATGACAATGACATCCGATGCTCCTTTCTTCAG GTATTTGATGAACCGAAATGGAAGCTTAAAATTATCATACAATATTTCCAGAAGTATATTCCAAAG tcttctGTCCAAACTAGGAGCTCATATGTTCCCGTCAGTGATGAGACGTTTGATGGAATTCTGAAGTATCTGGCCAACGGTAATAACACAAGGagtatcataaaaaaaatttgcacaGAGGTTGTTCAGTTACTCTTGGCACATGCTTTTCAG GCATATTTAGTGCTACATCTTCAGTGTGCCTCTGATGGTTGTGATGTTTCCCCAGAAGATATCAAGAGTATCTCCCCAGTGGAAATCTGCAATAGCATAGTATCTGCTTTTATGTGTCTAAAAAGAGaagatcg GAGCTTGGAGTTAATATGTATCGGTAAAGAAGTGCTGTTTACGGCTGCTACCATCCTCTCCACAAAATCACATGGTCTCTAA
- the LOC140881131 gene encoding negative regulator of systemic acquired resistance SNI1 isoform X4, with amino-acid sequence MEMRRIAGEGAYGGMEENTMAILDNSGFKHSHHLKDDRLAFLEAVRAASLLSGNGSAPTRKIFEAVFHILKDVDSLDLIMESYQLLIELHMHFPRVFLSKEQSESSSSSPSNNLFKFITVQEAWLPFNFGLDLSYNERTEANKPSRSSVDSLGFHSLIQEVAKADKERKSEVLELMFLKTMLLLQYLVIFLEGDFLPRNCAFIEELNWTFLRESLVNMLLGSRKILYKSLIKDCLSLMHVLSQEAMSFEDLSYHESSSIESSAEISTAVTLALPEVKKSTCAALKKFLLMVMELDSSRWSADMQGLTTRADGVRTPVVEIILDELIYDNDIRCSFLQVFDEPKWKLKIIIQYFQKYIPKSSVQTRSSYVPVSDETFDGILKYLANGNNTRSIIKKICTEVVQLLLAHAFQAYLVLHLQCASDGCDVSPEDIKSISPVEICNSIVSAFMCLKREDRSLELICIGKEVLFTAATILSTKSHGL; translated from the exons ATGGAGATGCGAAGGATTGCTGGCGAAGGGGCGTACGGAGGAATGGAAGAGAACACTATGGCCATACTCGACAACTCCGGCTTCAAACACTCTCATCATCTCAAGGATGACA GGCTTGCTTTTCTTGAAGCTGTTCGGGCTGCTTCTCTTCTCTCTGGTAATGGAAGCGCACCTACAAG GAAAATATTTGAGGCAGTGTTTCATATTCTGAAGGACGTGGATTCACTAGATTTAATAATGGAAAGTTATCAGCTTCTCATTGAATTGCATATg CATTTTCCTCGGGTTTTCTTGTCGAAAGAACAGTCAgaatcatcttcatcttcaccTTCAAACAATCTTTTTAAATTCATTACAGTTCAAGAG GCGTGGCTGCCATTTAATTTTGGGTTGGACCTCTCATACAATGAGAGGACTGAAGCCAACAAACCCTCAAGAAGTTCAGTGGACTCCTTG GGTTTTCATTCTCTAATACAAGAAGTTGCTAAAGCGGATAAAGAGAGAAAATCTGAAGTACTGGAACTTATG TTCCTGAAGACTATGCTACTGCTTCAGTATCTCGTCATATTCCTTGAAGGAGATTTTCTGCCTCGAAATTGTGCATTTATAG AAGAATTGAACTGGACCTTTTTGAGGGAGTCCCTTGTGAACATGCTTCTG GGGTCAAGGAAAATTCTGTACAAAAGTTTAATAAAGGACTGCTTGTCGCTCATGCATGTCTTGTCTCAAGAAGCCATGTCATTTGAAGATTTGAGCTACCACGAGAGCTCTTCAATCGAATCATCAGCAGAAATCAGTACAGCTGTGACATTAGCATTGCCTGAAGTAAAAAAGTCCACATGTGCTGCCCTGAAGAAGTTTCTCTTGATG GTCATGGAGTTGGATTCATCACGCTGGAGTGCTGATATGCAAGGGCTTACCACCAGGGCTGATGGCGTAAG GACTCCAGTCGTGGAGATAATTTTAGATGAGCTTATTTATGACAATGACATCCGATGCTCCTTTCTTCAG GTATTTGATGAACCGAAATGGAAGCTTAAAATTATCATACAATATTTCCAGAAGTATATTCCAAAG tcttctGTCCAAACTAGGAGCTCATATGTTCCCGTCAGTGATGAGACGTTTGATGGAATTCTGAAGTATCTGGCCAACGGTAATAACACAAGGagtatcataaaaaaaatttgcacaGAGGTTGTTCAGTTACTCTTGGCACATGCTTTTCAG GCATATTTAGTGCTACATCTTCAGTGTGCCTCTGATGGTTGTGATGTTTCCCCAGAAGATATCAAGAGTATCTCCCCAGTGGAAATCTGCAATAGCATAGTATCTGCTTTTATGTGTCTAAAAAGAGaagatcg GAGCTTGGAGTTAATATGTATCGGTAAAGAAGTGCTGTTTACGGCTGCTACCATCCTCTCCACAAAATCACATGGTCTCTAA